One genomic window of Nicotiana sylvestris chromosome 10, ASM39365v2, whole genome shotgun sequence includes the following:
- the LOC104220146 gene encoding mitochondrial import inner membrane translocase subunit TIM23-2-like, whose product MAHHAGDNDGDGQKRRLYNPYQDLQVPIQNLYKLPTSPEFLFQEESLAQRRSWGENLTYFTGIGYLSGSVLGAGKGFIEGVKASEPGDTLKLRVNRILNGSGHTGRKFGNRVGIIGLIYAGMESGMVAIRDTDDVINSVVAGLGTGAFYRAAAGLRSAAVAGVIGGSVVGLSVAAKQAVKRYVPI is encoded by the coding sequence ATGGCACATCACGCCGGAGACAACGACGGCGACGGCCAGAAACGGCGGCTCTATAACCCATACCAAGATCTCCAAGTCCCTATACAAAACCTTTACAAACTCCCCACCTCCCCTGAATTCCTCTTCCAAGAAGAATCTCTCGCACAACGCCGATCATGGGGAGAAAACCTAACGTACTTCACCGGCATCGGTTACCTCTCCGGTTCTGTCCTCGGCGCCGGTAAGGGATTCATCGAAGGCGTAAAAGCTTCCGAGCCAGGGGATACCTTAAAGCTCCGGGTTAACAGGATCTTAAACGGGTCAGGTCATACGGGAAGGAAATTCGGGAACCGGGTCGGAATAATTGGGCTGATTTATGCGGGTATGGAGAGTGGAATGGTGGCGATTAGGGATACGGATGATGTGATCAATAGCGTGGTGGCGGGTTTAGGGACTGGAGCTTTTTATAGGGCAGCGGCGGGGCTGAGATCGGCGGCTGTTGCTGGGGTTATTGGTGGTTCTGTTGTTGGCCTCAGTGTTGCAGCGAAACAGGCCGTGAAACGATACGTACCCATCTGA